The genomic stretch CAGTAATGCAGCTAGATAAGAAAGAAGACCGAACTATAACCCAATCAGAACACAtctaatatgcatgctccaaataACCGTAAATCGAACACCGCAGAACCATAGATCTATGAACAATCAAGCCTAAAAGCTTAGATTAGGGTCTTACCGCCATGGATGTCGTTGCCGAGCAGAGCTTGAACCGGGAGAAGAAGCGGACCATCTACGCGACAACGATGATGGCGTCTCCAAATGTCCTGTTCTCAGGCCTGCTCGCGGCTGTCTTCGATGTACGGGCGGCAGTAGAATCGCTGGTGGTGAGATGAGAGGGCGAGTGAGAACGGGCGAGAGTGAGAGGGGAGAGTGGGCGGTGAGGGGAATTATGGCGCGCCTTCTCGGGGCATCACGGCGTCTTCCACCCTTACCGAGACATGCAACATTCCCACCTCCCGCGCTCGCGAGAGTCTGGCCGTGGAAAAACGGCTGAATCAAGTGTCGTTGGGCGAAATTTATCTTGCATCAAAGCTGCTTTAAGAACCATCCTATGCGCAGAAAATCTTTATTTATCTAGACTACCAAACGGCCAAATTTTGGCCAAATTTATGCGAGGCAGGCAATCAGGCCCTTGATGGACCAAAAGCGCACAAGCAGACGACATCACAGTCACCAGACGACTACGACATCACCAGCTATCCCCGGCCGCCGCAATCGCCAACAACTGCGTTCATCATCATGCCGCCGGCAACCACCACCGCCTCGGTCCCTATGCCCGGCTCGCTCCTCAACCATTCGGCATCCCTCAGGCGacccttccccgccgccgccggccgcctcctcccctcgcGTGGGCCTAGGCCGCTCGTACAGGTCAACTCGGCCCCTCGTCGCCGCCCTGCCACGGCCGCGCGAGCCCAGAGCGCTTCCGCCCCAGGTCAGGAGCCCCTCCCTCTTCTCTCCCTGCTTCGCCGACATGGCGATGTGTACCCCTCCGTCCGTTTACTTGATCGAGGTCGCCTTATCGGACTGACGTCCGTCGGTCTCTCGCAGATTACCTGCCAGACTCGGAGTTCTACAAGATCGAGGCCATTCTTAGGTGAGTACACACCGCTGGATTTAAGCTTCGTAAGTTAGCTAGTTTGTTGGTACATTTGATTGATGCATAGTGAATTGTTTGTGCTGGATCGGTGCAGGCCATGGAGGGTGTCGCATGTGTCGTCGGTGAGTGAGTGCCGGATATTGTGTTACTTGCCGGTCTGAGTTCTTGCCCGTAGGGTGTTCGGTGAAATGGGTCTATGGAATTCTCTGCAGGGTTTGCTGCAAATGGGGATCAGAGGTGTCACGGTGTCCGACGTGCGGGGTTTTGGGGCGCAAGGCGGGTCTACTGAGCGGTATGAAGGTAGTAGCTCGGCCCGTGGTTGCGACCCCTATACTAATGCTAAGTGTTAAATCACAGTTTGGGGTTTCCAGCGTGTAGTAGTCTCTGCCTCTGCATCCCTTCAGTTGTGATCCTTAAATTGTAGCTAGATGTCTTTCATGGGAAAATTCCTAcacaagttgtttgattcatagaaatatatcctataggaaataatcctatagaaatcttgtagtgtaaatcctgtaggaaaaaaacattagctcatacctcatgaaaaattcctttgctacaattaaacacacttcatcttcccataggattcaagtagGCATGACACCCCTATCCTATGACTgtcctattcctatgtttttcctagcctataaatcaaaggagccctgagAATTATGGATTTCAGCGGTTTTCATGGACAAAACGAGTACATCATTGCTGCCACAT from Lolium rigidum isolate FL_2022 chromosome 4, APGP_CSIRO_Lrig_0.1, whole genome shotgun sequence encodes the following:
- the LOC124706144 gene encoding nitrogen regulatory protein P-II homolog, coding for MPPATTTASVPMPGSLLNHSASLRRPFPAAAGRLLPSRGPRPLVQVNSAPRRRPATAARAQSASAPDYLPDSEFYKIEAILRPWRVSHVSSGLLQMGIRGVTVSDVRGFGAQGGSTERYEGSEFSEDTFIAKVKMEIVVCKEQVEPVIDKIIEKARTGEIGDGKIFLIPVSDVVRIRTGERGEHAERMTGGLSDRLSPVITIS